The Chitinophagales bacterium genome contains a region encoding:
- the cysC gene encoding adenylyl-sulfate kinase, with protein sequence MAEVKYIIPHGHTITKENRQALKGHKSCILWYTGLSGSGKSTIANKVEEKMFDMGLHTYILDGDNVRMGLNKGLTFSDDDRKENIRRIGEVSKLFVDAGIIVGTAFISPFRSDREMARSIMQEGEFIEVFVNTPLDVCEQRDPKGLYKKARAGEIKFFTGIDSPYEAPEKPEIEILSAGRTVDDCADEVIAWLREKNYIPAE encoded by the coding sequence ATGGCAGAAGTTAAGTACATCATTCCCCACGGCCACACTATTACCAAAGAAAACCGCCAGGCCCTGAAAGGTCATAAATCCTGCATCCTTTGGTACACAGGGCTCTCAGGATCGGGCAAATCCACGATTGCCAATAAAGTGGAAGAAAAGATGTTTGATATGGGATTACATACCTATATCCTGGATGGCGACAATGTGCGTATGGGCCTTAACAAAGGACTTACTTTCAGCGATGATGACCGTAAAGAAAATATCCGCCGGATTGGAGAAGTATCTAAATTATTTGTAGACGCCGGTATCATTGTAGGTACGGCATTCATTTCCCCCTTCCGCAGCGACCGTGAAATGGCACGCAGCATCATGCAGGAAGGTGAGTTTATTGAAGTGTTTGTAAACACACCACTTGATGTCTGCGAGCAACGCGACCCCAAAGGCCTTTATAAAAAAGCCAGGGCAGGCGAAATCAAATTTTTCACGGGCATTGACTCACCCTATGAAGCACCGGAAAAACCTGAAATTGAAATCCTTTCTGCCGGCAGAACCGTAGATGATTGCGCCGATGAAGTTATTGCCTGGCTGCGCGAAAAAAATTATATCCCTGCTGAATAA